Below is a genomic region from Microbacterium galbinum.
GTAGAAGTACTGGGTGCCGGCGGCATCGATCGCGATGAGATCTCCGCGCCCGTCGCGGTCGAAGTCGCCGCCCACGAGGTAGACCATCGAATTCCACTCCGGTCCGCCGGGACGCGTCTGCCCTGACAATCCGCCCTTGCCGTCTCCGAGATGGATCGTCATGTTGCCGTCCGGACGGACGGAGATGACGTCGTGGAGGCCGTCTCCCGTGTAGTCGGCTCCGGAGACGAGATGCAGCAGTCCGCCCCATCCGGTCGCGATGTCCCGCTGGGAGGCGAACCCTCCTCCGGCCGCAGGACTGCCCCCGTAGAACTCCAGCGTTCCATCGTTGCGGACCACGATCAGGTCGGAGTGGCCGTCGTTGTTGAGGTCGCCGTGCGCGATCTGTCCGCGGCCCGCCCAGCCGGAGGTGATGACGACGCGCGGCTTGAGCGCCGCGGTGCCGTTCCCCCCGAGGAAGTGGAGATCGCCATCGGCGGCCACACCGACGAGATCGGCCTTGCCGTCGCGGTTGTAGTCGGCCGTCAGCACCTTGGGGTTTACCGGGGTTCCGAGACCGGGGAAGTTCATCGGGATGAAACTGCCGCGCGTGACGTTCGTCAGGCACGTGAAGCCGTTGTTGATCGCGCTGTACACGCTGCCGTTGCGCCACACCTCGAAGTGCAGGTGGTACGCGTCGGTGGCGCCGGTCTTGCCGACGACGCCGATCTGCTGTCCGCGGCTGACGCGCGTGCCTGCCGCCTGCATGCCGGGCGCGGCCATGTGCCCGTAGCGGGTGACGTAGCCGCCGGGATGTTCGATGTCGACGTAGTTGCCGTACCCGCTGTTCGCGGTTCGCGCCTTGATCACGCCGTCATAGGCCGCCAGGATCGGCGTTCCGCCGCCTCCGCCGATATCGATGCCGTCGTGCTTGCGGTAGTTGTTGCGGCATCCGTCGCCGACCTTCGACTGGATGTTCCCGGACGAGGGTACGACCATCTGCCCGTCGGTCGCAGCGGATGCCGGTGCCGACGACGTGAGCGACGGGAAGAAGGAGGCGAGGACCACCGCCAGGAGTGCCAGAACACCGACTCGGGCGCGCCGCAAGCGTGACTGTCGCTTCATGTCGCGCTCTCCCGTGGTCGTTCGGCCCCAGCGGACATGATGTCCCCCGCCGTCACGGTACCAGCGCGACAGGAATTCGTGGCGGACATCGGCGTGATATTCCCCGAATAACAAGTACGGTTCTTCTATGGGCAGGCTCAGGTACGACGGCACTTCCGACCCGATCATCATCGAGGACGTGACGCTCGCGCATCTCAAGATCATCATCGCGACGAAGCTGCGCCGACAGGAGAGCTTCATGATGACGTGGGCGCCGCGTGACAGCGGCCCCAACAAGCGGGCGACGGTCTGGATCCATCCGGCGATCCCCCTGCAGTTCGGCTTCGACGAGGAGCAGCCGCCCACCGTCGACCCGCAACGCATCGCCGAACTGATGCAGCACCTCAACGCCAGCGGCGAGCTGGTGCTCGATCACGTGCTGTCGAGCTAACCGAAATATCGGTGCGCGCCAGCCGACCGCACGCACCCGCTACGCTGTGGCCGTGGACCCGACAATCATCCTTCTCGGCATTCTCGTCCTCGTACTCATCATCGGCGGGCCCTTCATCAAGAGGTGGGCGAACCGCAAGGCCGCAGCCGCCGGCGAGAACGCCGGACGCAAGTTCGCCGCGAAGCAACTGGTGAACGTGCTCGTCGAGTTCGGAACCACCGTCGTCATCCACGCCCCCGAAGACGCGGCGCGCGAGATCGTCGCCGAGGCCGCGGGCAAGAAACCCAAGGACTTCCCGGGGCGCGCGGACGGCGGCTTCGGCATCCGCTTCGTCGAGCCCGATGACACGATCGTGCGCCTGGTGCCCGATCCCGCCGGCACGCGCGTGCAGGTCGAGACCTTCCGCGAGTACATGGGCTTCCCCCAGACCGTCTCGTTCTGGCAGGACCTGCGCACGCGCATCTCGACCGCCGCCGCAGCGCGCGGGGTCACGGTGTCGGAGGGGCCGCACCTCGAATACCTTCGCGGTCACCTGCTCGACCCCAA
It encodes:
- a CDS encoding VCBS repeat domain-containing M23 family metallopeptidase, whose protein sequence is MKRQSRLRRARVGVLALLAVVLASFFPSLTSSAPASAATDGQMVVPSSGNIQSKVGDGCRNNYRKHDGIDIGGGGGTPILAAYDGVIKARTANSGYGNYVDIEHPGGYVTRYGHMAAPGMQAAGTRVSRGQQIGVVGKTGATDAYHLHFEVWRNGSVYSAINNGFTCLTNVTRGSFIPMNFPGLGTPVNPKVLTADYNRDGKADLVGVAADGDLHFLGGNGTAALKPRVVITSGWAGRGQIAHGDLNNDGHSDLIVVRNDGTLEFYGGSPAAGGGFASQRDIATGWGGLLHLVSGADYTGDGLHDVISVRPDGNMTIHLGDGKGGLSGQTRPGGPEWNSMVYLVGGDFDRDGRGDLIAIDAAGTQYFYPGIPNGFAARQIVGRGWTGFTAMTGGVDYNGDGRPDLVARMANGDLRVYPGGGNGGFGASYVIGTGFGSYLQIE
- a CDS encoding DUF7882 family protein, producing MGRLRYDGTSDPIIIEDVTLAHLKIIIATKLRRQESFMMTWAPRDSGPNKRATVWIHPAIPLQFGFDEEQPPTVDPQRIAELMQHLNASGELVLDHVLSS